The Rosa rugosa chromosome 3, drRosRugo1.1, whole genome shotgun sequence sequence AATGGAATATgagcatttcaaaaaaaaaaaaaaaagtattaacaaaatttaaaattacGTTTTCCTCTaattctcaaaaaagaaaaaaaaaaaaaagggactagctAGCTACAAAGGGTAAAATCCCGCCCTCAAAACAATGAAGTTGGCGCCATCGTATCACTGAAACCCTCGATTCCGAGTTGACCTGAACCCCATTGGCTGACCATGGCAGAGCTAACCACTCCCATGGACATCGACGGCGACGATAACAACCCCTCTCTAAAACCCAACAACAAGGGCAAAAACGTCGCCGTTTCCGGCCCCTCCCACGGCAAAGCCACTCCCTGGGTCGAGAAGTACCGCCCTCAGTCCCTCGCCGACGTCGCCGCCCACCGCGACATTGTCGACACCAGTAAGCAATTCCCACTCCCTACAATTAAAGATTTCACCTTTATGTAACTTTCAAGGGTTTTGCTTCTGGGTTTATGCCTGCCTTTAGATATCACATTTTTACTGTAATTTTGTATTTGGCTGGTAAAAATGTGGGAGCAAATGTGTGATATGCATGTATAAATCTGAGTGAGGGAGGTAAAGAAAAGACCAGtaattttcaatttcttggTTTCTCCTCATTTCCACAAATGTGAGGAGAAATTAGGGTTTCTATACTAGGGGAATAAAAATGGTTAATGTCTTATGCTTATAGTCCTATTTGGTTGTTTGAATGATGAGCATTGTTCTTGTGGTTGTGTCGAATAGTTGATAGGCTCACTAGCGAGAACAGACTGCCGCACCTCCTACTGTATGGCCCTCCTGGCACTGGAAAAACTTCCACGATTCTGGCCGTCGCACGCAAGCTCTATGGTGCACATTACCACAATATGATTCTCGAGTTGAATGCATCGGATGACAGGGGAATCGATGTTGTGAGGCAACAGATCCAGGATTTTGCCAGCACACAGAGTTTTTCGTTTGGGTATGTATGTCACGGAAAAGGccctttcctttgttttttatttttgcttaTGTTTTTATTCTGGTAAATATCTAGGCATTTTGGTTTCTGGCTTAAAAGCACTTGATTGTAACTGATTAGCTACGGTTCAGGATTGACAATGCAAAGGCATCTGTAAAGGTGGTCTTACTGGATGAGGCAGATGCTATGACTAAGGATGCTCAGTTTGCTTTGAGAAGAGGTATAAACTGTTTGTATGCACTAGATTTTATATGCTCCAAGTTATTTCGCTGATTCTCTTTTGTTCCCTACGTTTGTTTTGGTGCAGTGATTGAGAAATACACAAAGAACACCAGATTTTCACTAATCTGTAACCATGTCAACAAGATTATTCCAGCTTTACAGTCAAGATGTACTCGTTTTCGGTTTGCTCCACTTGATTCTTTTCATGTAACGGAGCGACTCAAACATGTTATAGAAGCTGAAGGGTAAGAAAGattcttttcttatttctttaTTGCAGAGTGCAGAATTTGCAAACATGTGAGTGAATGTTAAAATTTGGTAAATTGTCTTTGACATTTTGTGCATTGGACTAGGCTTGATGTGTCTGAGAGTGGCTTAGCAGCAGTTGTACGGCTTAGCAATGGTGACATGAGAAAGGCGCTGAACATTCTGCAGGTTATAATACCTCTGTCAAGATGTTTCTTTTTTGTATCTGTctgttgttatttttttctcttataAATCTTAGAATATTATGGATTGCCAAATCTGTCATGTGGGCCTCTAGCCTTTTTAACAATTTCAGTTATTTTATCATTGGTGGATTTTAAATAACACTGTCAATTCTATTTCAATGTATTGCAGTCAACTCATATGGC is a genomic window containing:
- the LOC133736861 gene encoding replication factor C subunit 3, translating into MAELTTPMDIDGDDNNPSLKPNNKGKNVAVSGPSHGKATPWVEKYRPQSLADVAAHRDIVDTIDRLTSENRLPHLLLYGPPGTGKTSTILAVARKLYGAHYHNMILELNASDDRGIDVVRQQIQDFASTQSFSFGIDNAKASVKVVLLDEADAMTKDAQFALRRVIEKYTKNTRFSLICNHVNKIIPALQSRCTRFRFAPLDSFHVTERLKHVIEAEGLDVSESGLAAVVRLSNGDMRKALNILQSTHMASQNITEEAVYLCTGNPLPKDIEQISHWLLNESFTESFKRISDMKTRKGLALVDIVREVTMFVFKIKMPPDVRVLLINDLADIEYRLSFGCNDKLQLGSIIASFTKARSALVAAAK